A stretch of the Flavobacterium sp. 5 genome encodes the following:
- a CDS encoding choice-of-anchor I family protein: MIKKGLVAFAILFLIIGCEKNDDSNDSSEEMVNENPSTFKEIGSLTIGGTGAAEISAYDETTKRLFTVNNSSTNKIDVIDISDPTKPTLVASIDLAPYSGAANSVTTFNGKLAVAMESKINKQDPGKVVVFETSNYALVKEVTVGALPDMITYSHDGKFILTANEGEPNDDYSQDPDGSVSIIDIASNYAVTTLNFASFSSELATLKTKGFRIASATNNFAADIEPEYITVSADSKTAWVTLQENNGIAKIDLTTKKITQIFPLGYKDYSLAENAIDISDKDGAIAFNTWKLKGMFQPDAISNFEMNNVQYLVTANEGDAREYSAFTDVKRINNSSVVLDPAIFPNAVALKADASMGRLNINTKMGDIDGDGDFDELVGFGARSFSIWNGATGQLVFDSKNELDRKANDFGVYDDGRSDDKGAEPEAVYTAKMGDKQILFVGLERADAVMMYDISIPTAPKYLQALKTGDAPEGVFYIPASKSPTKRSLLVVSSEGDGTVKIYQPDLN; this comes from the coding sequence ATGATAAAGAAAGGCCTTGTTGCATTTGCAATTTTATTTTTGATTATTGGTTGTGAAAAGAATGATGATTCTAATGATTCTAGTGAAGAAATGGTAAACGAAAACCCATCAACTTTTAAGGAAATTGGATCATTAACGATAGGAGGAACTGGAGCTGCAGAGATTAGCGCTTATGATGAAACTACCAAAAGACTGTTTACAGTAAATAACAGTAGTACTAATAAAATTGATGTAATTGATATATCCGATCCTACTAAACCAACTTTAGTAGCAAGTATTGATTTAGCTCCTTATAGTGGAGCGGCTAATAGTGTTACGACGTTTAACGGAAAATTAGCAGTGGCTATGGAGTCAAAAATTAATAAGCAAGATCCTGGTAAAGTTGTGGTTTTTGAAACTTCAAATTACGCTCTTGTTAAAGAAGTTACTGTTGGAGCATTACCAGATATGATTACTTATTCTCATGATGGTAAATTTATATTAACTGCTAATGAAGGTGAACCAAATGATGATTATTCACAAGATCCTGATGGTTCGGTTTCTATTATTGATATAGCGTCTAATTATGCTGTTACAACATTGAATTTTGCTAGTTTTAGTAGTGAATTGGCAACTTTAAAAACAAAAGGTTTCCGAATTGCTAGCGCAACTAATAATTTTGCTGCGGATATTGAACCGGAATATATTACCGTTTCTGCCGATTCTAAAACGGCTTGGGTAACACTTCAGGAGAACAATGGTATTGCTAAAATTGATTTGACGACTAAAAAAATTACTCAGATTTTTCCTTTAGGATATAAAGACTATAGTTTAGCAGAAAATGCAATTGATATTAGTGATAAAGATGGTGCAATAGCTTTTAATACTTGGAAATTAAAAGGAATGTTTCAGCCAGATGCAATTAGCAACTTTGAAATGAATAATGTGCAATATCTTGTGACTGCCAATGAAGGTGATGCTCGTGAATACAGTGCTTTTACGGATGTGAAAAGAATTAATAATTCTTCAGTTGTATTGGATCCAGCTATTTTTCCCAATGCTGTTGCTTTAAAAGCAGATGCTAGTATGGGAAGATTAAATATCAATACCAAAATGGGTGATATAGATGGTGATGGTGATTTTGATGAATTAGTAGGGTTTGGTGCACGTTCATTTTCTATTTGGAATGGAGCAACTGGACAATTAGTATTTGATAGTAAAAACGAATTAGACAGAAAAGCGAATGATTTTGGTGTGTATGATGATGGACGAAGTGATGATAAAGGAGCAGAACCAGAAGCAGTTTATACGGCCAAAATGGGAGATAAACAAATTTTGTTTGTAGGATTGGAAAGAGCTGATGCTGTAATGATGTATGATATAAGTATTCCAACAGCTCCAAAATATTTACAAGCTTTAAAAACCGGTGATGCACCTGAAGGAGTTTTTTATATTCCTGCTAGTAAAAGTCCAACGAAAAGAAGTTTACTGGTAGTAAGCAGTGAAGGAGACGGTACTGTAAAAATTTACCAGCCTGATTTGAATTAA
- a CDS encoding carbon-nitrogen hydrolase — translation MSKKKYKIAVIQLNLNDVAENNLKKCLSWVRDAANQGAEVISLPELYSSHYFCQSEDVDNFALAEPLYSTSFIAFSALAKELGVVIIVPFFEKRMAGIYHNSAYIIDTDGSEAGLYRKMHIPDDPHFYEKFYFTPGDLGFKTIPTQKGKIGTLICWDQWYPEAARLTALKGAEVLFYPTAIGWHPQEKEQYGENQHGAWMSVMKGHAVANGVYVAAANRIGLEQYLPDTAGIQFWGSSFIAGPQGEILAQASHDKEEILIAEVDLDLQENVRQNWPFFRDRRIDAFGDITKRAID, via the coding sequence ATGTCAAAGAAGAAATACAAAATAGCAGTAATCCAATTAAATTTAAACGACGTTGCAGAAAACAACCTAAAAAAATGTTTGAGTTGGGTTCGTGATGCAGCCAATCAAGGTGCCGAAGTAATTTCGCTACCTGAATTATATAGCAGTCATTATTTTTGTCAAAGTGAAGATGTTGATAATTTTGCTTTAGCAGAACCATTATACAGTACTTCCTTTATTGCTTTTAGTGCTTTGGCAAAAGAATTAGGTGTAGTAATCATTGTTCCTTTCTTCGAAAAAAGAATGGCAGGAATTTACCATAACAGCGCTTACATCATTGATACTGATGGATCTGAAGCTGGTTTGTACCGAAAAATGCACATTCCAGATGATCCACATTTCTATGAAAAATTCTATTTCACGCCTGGTGATCTAGGATTTAAGACTATTCCAACTCAAAAAGGAAAAATAGGAACTTTAATTTGCTGGGATCAATGGTATCCAGAAGCAGCGAGATTAACAGCTTTGAAAGGAGCCGAAGTTTTATTTTATCCAACTGCAATTGGATGGCATCCACAAGAAAAAGAGCAATACGGAGAAAACCAACACGGTGCTTGGATGAGTGTCATGAAAGGTCATGCTGTTGCTAATGGAGTGTATGTAGCTGCCGCGAACCGAATTGGATTAGAGCAATATCTACCTGATACAGCAGGAATTCAGTTTTGGGGATCATCGTTTATTGCAGGACCACAAGGAGAAATTTTGGCACAAGCCTCTCACGATAAAGAAGAAATCTTAATAGCCGAAGTTGACTTAGATTTACAAGAAAATGTCCGTCAGAACTGGCCATTTTTCAGAGATAGAAGAATTGATGCTTTTGGTGATATTACCAAAAGAGCTATTGACTAA
- a CDS encoding helix-turn-helix domain-containing protein, producing MIIEENHSKKECTNRIIAIHDVMDILNGKWKVSIIACLCFQKMRYTDILKEVKGISGKMLSRDLKELEANLLITRTVVNTQPITVEYEITEYGSTLKKVINVIADWGFEHRKKIIAK from the coding sequence ATGATCATTGAAGAGAACCACTCAAAAAAAGAATGTACTAACAGGATTATAGCGATTCACGACGTAATGGATATCCTTAATGGTAAATGGAAAGTCTCCATTATTGCGTGTCTATGCTTTCAAAAAATGCGCTATACAGATATTTTGAAAGAAGTTAAAGGTATATCTGGAAAAATGCTAAGTAGAGATTTGAAAGAACTAGAAGCAAACCTACTTATTACCAGAACTGTTGTAAACACTCAGCCCATTACAGTAGAATATGAAATTACTGAATATGGTTCTACTCTAAAAAAAGTGATCAATGTAATTGCTGACTGGGGTTTTGAGCATCGAAAGAAAATAATAGCAAAATAA
- a CDS encoding NAD(P)H-dependent oxidoreductase, whose translation MKLIEALNWRYATKKMNGQTVPQEKLDYILEATRLSPSSSGLQPYEIFVISNSELLEKIKPFAWNQSQITDCSHLLVFAAWDGYSLEKITKVFDRTLAERGLPADKMDDYKKTLWGMYEPLSTEWHANHAARQAYIALGVAMVAAAEQQVDATPMEGFSNDELDKLLELKEKGLKSAVILPLGYRDEANDWLVNMKKVRTPKEKFVTEIK comes from the coding sequence ATGAAATTAATAGAAGCTTTGAACTGGCGTTATGCCACAAAGAAAATGAACGGTCAAACAGTACCGCAAGAAAAACTAGATTACATATTGGAAGCTACAAGACTATCTCCATCATCATCTGGATTACAGCCATATGAAATATTTGTAATCAGTAATTCTGAGTTGCTAGAAAAAATTAAACCATTTGCGTGGAATCAAAGTCAAATAACAGACTGTTCTCATCTATTGGTTTTTGCTGCTTGGGATGGATATTCACTGGAAAAAATCACTAAAGTTTTTGATAGAACTCTAGCTGAAAGAGGACTTCCGGCTGATAAAATGGATGACTACAAAAAAACACTTTGGGGAATGTATGAGCCACTTTCTACCGAATGGCATGCTAATCATGCAGCTCGTCAGGCATATATAGCATTGGGAGTTGCCATGGTTGCTGCAGCAGAACAACAAGTAGATGCTACACCAATGGAGGGTTTTAGTAACGACGAATTGGATAAACTTTTAGAATTAAAAGAAAAAGGATTGAAAAGCGCAGTGATTTTGCCACTTGGTTACAGAGACGAAGCTAATGATTGGTTGGTTAATATGAAAAAAGTAAGAACTCCAAAAGAAAAGTTTGTTACCGAAATTAAGTAA
- a CDS encoding LLM class flavin-dependent oxidoreductase: MKIPISLLELAIITEGSNATETMQKTKELAQLADSLGYNRFWLAEHHNMAHVASTATVVLIGYVASLTKNIRVGSGGIMLPNHSPLIIAEQFGTLATLYPDRIDLGLGRAPGTDSQTAQAIRKDFFEESQRFPKNVSALQNYFSLENATASVRAFPAEGTNVPIWILGSSMDSATLAAAYGLPYAFAGHFAARQMIQAFEFYRENFKSSEYLQEPKTMACVNVIAADTDEEAEILSTSLYQMFQNLVQNTRKPLQPPVDSLTDLMNDMSEEARFHVNQMTAGSFIGSKETLVKELKEFIRYSRVDELMISSPIYDHQDKLKSLRMLKEVVDTLTF; this comes from the coding sequence ATGAAAATCCCAATATCCTTATTAGAATTAGCCATAATTACTGAAGGTAGTAATGCCACCGAAACGATGCAAAAAACTAAAGAATTGGCACAGCTTGCCGATAGTTTGGGATACAATCGGTTTTGGTTGGCAGAGCATCATAATATGGCTCACGTTGCTAGTACAGCAACTGTGGTTTTGATAGGCTATGTTGCGAGTTTGACAAAAAATATACGAGTAGGATCGGGGGGGATAATGTTACCGAATCATTCCCCATTGATTATCGCCGAACAGTTTGGTACATTGGCAACTTTATACCCTGACCGAATTGACCTTGGTTTGGGAAGAGCTCCTGGAACAGATTCACAAACGGCACAAGCCATTCGCAAGGACTTTTTTGAGGAATCACAACGATTTCCAAAGAATGTCTCGGCATTACAGAATTATTTTTCGTTAGAAAATGCTACAGCCAGTGTTCGTGCTTTTCCAGCAGAAGGTACAAATGTTCCTATTTGGATTTTAGGTTCTAGTATGGATAGCGCCACTTTGGCGGCGGCTTACGGATTGCCGTATGCTTTTGCAGGACATTTTGCAGCCAGACAAATGATTCAGGCTTTCGAGTTTTACAGGGAGAATTTTAAATCATCAGAATATCTTCAGGAACCTAAAACAATGGCTTGCGTCAATGTAATAGCTGCCGATACGGATGAAGAAGCAGAAATTCTATCCACCAGTTTGTATCAAATGTTTCAGAATTTAGTTCAAAATACCAGAAAACCGTTGCAACCTCCAGTAGATTCTCTGACAGATCTTATGAATGATATGAGTGAAGAAGCTCGTTTTCATGTGAACCAAATGACTGCTGGTTCGTTTATAGGCAGTAAGGAGACATTGGTAAAAGAGTTAAAAGAATTTATCAGGTATTCTCGTGTTGATGAATTGATGATTAGTAGTCCTATATATGACCATCAAGATAAATTAAAAAGTTTGCGAATGCTCAAAGAAGTTGTGGATACTTTGACTTTTTAA
- a CDS encoding NADPH-dependent F420 reductase, giving the protein MKIAVLGTGAVGITIASKLIELGHQIMIGSRSKTNEKAIEFTNKFDQNASNGTFEEAAFFGEIIFNCIKGEFAIQALTSAEKGIRNKILIDVSIPVNTHNGAPLSLLPELCNTNSLGEEIQKNFPDTKVVKTLNTMWNTLMISPSMLKNGDHTNFICGNDDEAKAKVKSLLNEIGWKNETILDLGDIVGSRGTEATVLLWLRIWGATIGTFSLKVVN; this is encoded by the coding sequence ATGAAAATAGCAGTTTTAGGAACAGGAGCAGTTGGTATAACAATAGCTTCCAAATTAATTGAATTGGGCCATCAGATAATGATAGGCTCTAGAAGTAAAACGAATGAAAAAGCGATTGAATTTACAAATAAATTTGATCAAAACGCCAGCAATGGAACTTTTGAAGAGGCAGCCTTTTTTGGAGAAATTATCTTTAATTGTATCAAAGGTGAATTTGCTATTCAAGCACTAACATCTGCAGAAAAAGGTATTCGAAACAAAATCCTTATCGATGTTAGTATTCCAGTAAACACACACAATGGAGCGCCATTGAGTTTACTCCCTGAACTTTGCAATACCAATTCATTGGGTGAAGAAATCCAAAAAAACTTTCCAGATACCAAAGTAGTAAAGACCCTAAATACCATGTGGAATACCTTAATGATATCTCCATCCATGCTTAAAAACGGTGATCATACCAATTTTATATGTGGTAATGATGATGAAGCTAAAGCTAAAGTAAAAAGCTTGCTTAATGAAATTGGTTGGAAAAATGAAACCATTCTAGATTTAGGTGACATAGTGGGCTCCAGAGGAACAGAAGCAACAGTGCTGTTATGGTTGAGAATTTGGGGAGCAACAATAGGTACTTTTAGCCTTAAAGTGGTTAATTAA
- a CDS encoding HAD family hydrolase — translation MKFKGVIFDLDGTLVNSLEDIADAMNKVLTNLNYPTHSYKSYQYFIGSGLRNLVSKSLPETNNTEKDIDRCYQLMIEEYTINCSHKTKAYDGISELLNHLISNNIRLSVFSNKSDELAKKITTDLFPNIFDPIVGLRIEELKKPNPSEAIAISKSLGLKTEEIIFVGDSGIDMQTATNAKMVAVGVSWGYRPEEELIATGAKFVLKTPLDLIQILQPNHTNILTQQ, via the coding sequence ATGAAATTTAAAGGCGTTATTTTTGATTTGGACGGCACATTGGTTAATTCACTTGAGGACATTGCAGATGCTATGAATAAGGTTCTTACAAACCTGAACTACCCTACTCATAGTTATAAAAGTTATCAATATTTCATTGGTAGCGGCCTTCGCAACTTGGTTAGCAAATCGTTACCAGAAACAAATAATACTGAAAAAGATATCGATCGTTGCTATCAATTAATGATTGAAGAATACACTATTAATTGCTCTCACAAAACAAAAGCTTACGATGGAATTAGTGAATTATTAAACCACTTAATTTCAAACAATATAAGACTAAGTGTATTCTCAAATAAATCAGATGAACTCGCCAAGAAAATCACTACTGATTTGTTTCCGAACATTTTTGATCCTATTGTGGGCTTACGTATCGAAGAACTAAAAAAACCAAATCCATCTGAAGCCATTGCTATAAGCAAAAGTCTAGGACTAAAAACCGAAGAAATTATTTTTGTGGGTGATTCTGGTATTGATATGCAAACAGCAACCAATGCTAAAATGGTTGCCGTGGGTGTTTCATGGGGATACAGACCAGAAGAAGAATTGATTGCAACCGGAGCAAAATTTGTTTTAAAAACTCCTTTGGATTTAATTCAGATTTTACAACCCAATCATACAAATATATTGACGCAACAATAG
- a CDS encoding DUF808 domain-containing protein, whose translation MASGFFVLLDDIAAIMDDVAVMSKIAAKKTAGILGDDLAVNAEKASGFASSRELPVLWAIGKGSFINKLIILPIAFLLSAFFPLAIKIILVLGGLFLAYEGAEKIYEYLFPHKHKHGETETQFKEYTEEEILTLEKDKIKSAIVTDFILSVEIVIIALGTVIEKSLSSQIIVVSIIAVLATIGVYGIVALIVRMDELGYKLIEHSTKERSLTKMIGKLLVQALPKVIKSLAVIGTIALLLVAGGIFVHNIDFLHHLFPQLPTIVKDISLGLVIGLIVLGMVNAFKKIIGKK comes from the coding sequence ATGGCATCAGGCTTTTTTGTACTATTAGATGATATCGCAGCAATTATGGACGATGTTGCAGTAATGAGTAAAATTGCAGCAAAAAAAACAGCAGGGATTTTAGGTGATGACTTAGCTGTTAATGCCGAAAAAGCTTCTGGTTTTGCTTCTTCAAGAGAACTCCCTGTGTTGTGGGCAATTGGAAAGGGATCGTTTATTAATAAATTAATTATTTTACCCATTGCCTTTTTATTAAGTGCTTTTTTTCCTTTAGCCATCAAAATAATTCTGGTACTTGGCGGGCTTTTTTTAGCCTATGAAGGTGCCGAAAAAATATACGAATATTTATTTCCACACAAACATAAGCATGGAGAAACTGAAACTCAATTTAAAGAGTATACTGAAGAAGAAATTCTAACTCTTGAAAAAGACAAAATAAAATCAGCAATTGTAACCGATTTTATTTTATCGGTAGAGATAGTGATTATTGCACTCGGTACTGTAATTGAAAAATCTCTTTCATCTCAGATTATTGTAGTTTCTATAATTGCAGTATTAGCAACTATAGGAGTTTATGGCATTGTAGCCCTAATTGTAAGAATGGATGAATTAGGGTATAAACTCATTGAACATAGTACCAAAGAACGTAGCTTAACAAAAATGATTGGAAAACTACTTGTACAGGCACTACCAAAAGTTATCAAAAGTTTAGCCGTTATAGGTACTATAGCTTTGCTTCTTGTAGCAGGAGGCATATTTGTACACAATATTGATTTTTTACATCATCTATTTCCTCAATTACCTACAATTGTAAAAGATATTAGTTTGGGACTTGTAATTGGGCTGATTGTCTTGGGAATGGTAAACGCATTCAAAAAGATAATTGGGAAGAAATAA
- a CDS encoding YtxH domain-containing protein codes for MSTGKVVLGTAAGLAVGGILGILFAPEKGSVTRKQIIDKGNDYADDLKSKYNGIADTLKEKMKAVKKEAKDITEIGIDDFDKVNSEFNDEAKNF; via the coding sequence ATGAGCACAGGTAAAGTAGTATTGGGAACAGCAGCAGGACTTGCTGTAGGTGGAATATTAGGAATTTTATTTGCACCCGAAAAAGGGTCAGTAACACGCAAGCAAATCATAGATAAAGGAAATGATTATGCAGATGATTTAAAATCAAAGTATAACGGTATTGCAGATACTTTGAAAGAAAAAATGAAAGCTGTAAAAAAAGAGGCTAAAGATATAACCGAAATTGGAATAGATGATTTTGACAAAGTTAATAGTGAATTCAATGATGAGGCAAAAAATTTTTAA
- a CDS encoding DinB family protein — MVKTNRQDAVGALLDIYEQMILDLKKVIEDIPDNVLPIVFNQHTTNEDCKSIQAILSHVVNAGYGYATSINNIKGHTIKQPDKTFRNTIKEYLIDLDNVFAFTQNVFSNIKDSELEQNDNSLKIKIGSGQLYDIEQLTEHAIVHVLRHKRQIQKINYTK; from the coding sequence ATGGTAAAAACAAACAGACAAGATGCGGTTGGAGCGTTGCTTGACATATATGAACAAATGATTCTAGATTTAAAAAAGGTTATTGAAGATATTCCTGATAATGTCTTACCTATTGTTTTTAATCAACACACAACCAACGAAGATTGTAAATCTATCCAAGCAATTTTATCTCATGTTGTAAATGCTGGGTATGGCTATGCAACTAGCATTAATAATATCAAAGGTCATACTATCAAACAACCAGACAAAACCTTTCGTAATACAATTAAAGAATATTTAATAGACCTCGACAATGTTTTTGCGTTTACACAAAATGTTTTTTCGAACATTAAGGATAGTGAACTTGAGCAAAACGATAATTCTTTAAAAATAAAAATTGGTTCTGGACAGCTATATGACATTGAACAATTAACAGAACATGCGATCGTCCATGTTCTCAGACACAAAAGACAAATTCAAAAAATTAATTATACCAAATAA